Below is a window of Gossypium hirsutum isolate 1008001.06 chromosome A12, Gossypium_hirsutum_v2.1, whole genome shotgun sequence DNA.
AAAAACAGACCAATTAGCtcttgtatgttagatcaaagagtaaacgaGTCCtccatctatttctactattaaaaattggtcccCATATGTTAGCATGAGGTATATTTTTTATCAATCAtgttaatttttaacaaaagattTAGATATTTTTAGCTGAAAGAATCaaactcttttaatttaatgtatataaactaatttaactatttttcagTTACTGGAGTAAATTAAAAGGGTTAAATGtaatctaactcttaatataaaTGTTAGTATAAAGGTCTTCACGGTACTTTTACTATATATGTccaatatatgcttggtgacttttttttttaaaattatccctTGGATCTATGTTGACATCTTGAGAATGAGCCTAAAATACTTCAATTCAACTGATGGTGTTTggcaaaacttttaaaaaaattttgataaaaagattttttcaatttatcttgaaaactctaagcaatttaattcttattttgaaaGTAATTTAATTCCTATTACTTTCGAAAGTGAGCGACTAAGGATAATTAATCATGGCGttaatattttttgtcaattgtacatataattttgattggtataataaaaaatttagctttcaATTAATTGTGCatagtcttaattctaaaaacttcaacaaatttaatctcaacatttacacaaatattttttaaaaaatttgttaaactaggactaaattgacaaaatgtgtaaattttaagagttaaatttgttattatatcaattaaaataatgtacaattggttaaaaatattaatgttgtGATTAATTTGTCTTTAATTGTTCAAAATGTTCTAACTTTTTAAAAAGAGATCAATTTACTCAATCAAGCAATATTCAAAAAGTCTTcttacaaaaagaaataaaaaattaattagttggAATATGATAACTATTTGtatgcaaaaataaatttttttttgaaatccaaaattttcttaatatttttttcacaaacaatgaatgaaaataataaagaaatgataacataaaattatatttattttagtttaggtgttagtttcttaatttcttccagttaaaaagaaaagaaaaaactgtGTTGTATTCCAAATCACTCACGTGAAATAAAGTATATCATAAGATGCATTATTCAtacaaaaatcaaatgaaattaattaaaattcgtattatatatatacatgtatttttatacagttatatttaaaatatatatatgtatttatatattatatgcaaGAAAAATGAAATGATAAGTAAACCTACATCTGTCACATTGaataatttatcatatttaattgGTATCTTTTTATCGTAAAACTTTGGACTTCttttaaaaattgtatgaaatttgAAGAAATTTGATTTCTAAAGAATACAACCTTAAGAAGATCTCTATTACTATATCCCATATTGAAAACATGACCAAAGCTGATTTTAAGTAGGTAAAGTTTTATATTGACTGTATTTTTGTTAAGCCAATACATGTCTAAGAGGGGTTTACTGTTTTATGCATTATGTACAAGTTCAAAAGCATTTATCTTGTTTATGGAaggaattttattttacaaatagaAACGAAGGTTGCAACTTGATGAATATGTTGAATTTAAATCATGGATTgtacaaataaaattataataaactaTTCTTTAGATAAAATTCCACACACCTACGAAGTTTTTGTCCATCTCTGTCTCTATCTTGTACTATTTTGTACTCAATCTCGTTGCAATTGAATATGCATCTAAAAGGCAAAATTAACAAGCTATTATGAGACACGGTGACTTTTTAACCCGGCTTATAGAGATAAAAAACTCTACTAATGTATTTTAAATAacaagatttattttattattttattacacccTAAAACCAAATGTTATCATTCTAGACTATTGTGCTTGAGAGGTCCCTATATTATAGGGACTAAATaaaattagtccctctattattaaataaattaatttagtctctatattattaaaaagaatcaattaAGTCCAAGTTGAAATAGAGTTATTCAATTGTAGTTTAATATcaaacaaaattaattcatttaaagcTACCTTATTTGATTCTGTTTAATAGTACATGAactaaattattttgtttaatagTAGAATGATTAATTTAATCAAGTCCCTATAATAGAAGACCTCTCAGAGACATTCATCTATTTCTAAATACGTTTGTAAAATTTTTTACTCTACCaaaaatatacaatataataatttttttataaaataatataatttagagAACAAAGAGGTTAAAACTATTCGTTATTTATTAACATGTAATTTagagtttaaattaaaaaaattgtaaattaaataaaattatttgctcaatcaaaattttttatcTCAACTCGACtagttcaaaataaaattttaatttaaactaaTGTATCATTTATTCACGGTTCAATTGATTCAACCTATTAATTTAACTTGATATCGATATCAACCACCATGGAATTAACCctaaataataaaaagcaaaTGATTGACTCAAAGGTTTGTTGACGTCAAAGTCATTgcattattttatacatatattttaatttacatagGTTAGTACGTGGCTATTACACTGCTGTTTCCTCTAACGTTCCAAGAaccttctttttttattattaatttttttaaactctcCTGTATTTAAACTCCATTTTCGCCTTTACACCTTCTTAAACCCATTTCCtctcatctctctctctctccccctcTCCTTTTTGTTGGGTTTCAAATACCTGGGAACTAACAAATACTCAGCTGAAAAAAATGGCGGCTAAACGGCTTCTTAGCAACTCATTTTCCGACCAAGCCGATGAGCCAAAGGAGAAACGGACGAGACCCACCCCTTCTTTTACTTCGTatgttttactatttttttaaaatttattatatgatttttgttaCGACACAAATTAAATACAAGGGCGACTTGTGATGGGGATTTCTACAtcacatttctcaccatacaagtgcaGAGAGAATCGTTATATTTGACGATGAAAGTAAGGGATGGCAACTATTTTGTTTGGTTGGTTAATTCGGttttatcataatttttaaaaaattatttaagaattGTATAATTGAAGTGATTTTAGGTTAATGAATTTGATTAGTTAATCAACTTtagttattagtcttgaataatatatatttattttatatattataaataataaaattttaaaataatttggtttAAGTTATATAAGACTTCAGAAattgagattatatttgatataaTAGTAATTTTTAATGGGATTGCAACGTTGCTTGTCAAATCGTGTATTAATCTCTAAACTATTTGTAACGGCATGTGTTGTAGACCTATTTTGCCTTAAAGATATTATAATTTGCACGTGATAATattaaatccttttttttttagtttttaatttaaaaattgtaaattataaatctaattattttCTTATCTCTAATTGTTTAACAGTGTGATTGGGGAAGCTGTTATGGATAAGTGCTTGGGTACAGCTCTGGAACCAATCCTTCGAAGACTGGTATATTTACGTACTTTTCATTACATCAAACAAATATATTGGGATAAAAAAGAGCATTTTTTGAAGGATAAAagttaaatcaatatatattattaaagacATGCGTGTTGGTTCAATTTcgattttcaagttttttttgttttttagatttATTGATTTCATgtatttctaaatttatttaaatagaatgatttttaaaagttttgaaagttAAGTCGtcgtataatttaaaatttcgtaaaaataataaaatttataatagaaATAATGAATTTATTCTTTAATCAAACAAAGCTTAAAAATCTTTATGATATTGATACCTAACACATTTGCAGGTGCACGAAGAAGTGGAGCGTAGTCTTCGAGCTCGAATCCGTTCTTTCAGCAGGTCACCATCGCTTCGAATCCAAGCACCGCAACCGTCAACTCTCGAGCTCATTTTCCCTAAGGCTCTTACCGTACCGGTCTTTACCGGCGGCAAGATCGTGGATGACGAGAGCAATCAACTTCGAGTAATACTCGTTGATACAAGGGGGAACCAAACGGTTCCGGTTCTTTTTCCGAGCCCATTTAAAGTAGATATCGTGGTCCTCGACGGGGATTTTCCGTCGGATGGTAAGAATTGGAGCAACGAAGAGTTCGATCGGTACATCGTGAAGGAAAGAACCGGCAAACGTCCCTTGCTCGCCGGTGAATTGGTTGTCACGGTGAGGGACGGAGTTGGTTTGATCGAAAATCTTGAATTTACGGATAATTCGAGCTGGATCCGGAGCCGGAAGTTCAGAATTGGTGCGAAAGTTGCGGGAGGGAGCTGCCAAGGTGTACGGATTCGAGAAGCCATGACTGAAGCTTTTGTCGTGAAAGATCATCGTGGCGAATGTAAGTTTTAGTCGTTCTCCATATTTATAccgaaattttcttttcaaatttccaTAATCTTCTCTTAATTAAGGTTCTAAAGAAGTTTAGTTAGTTCTATAAAACATGTGATTAAGATCTTGAAGTTGAGCTTAATTAGAATCAATCTTCATTCCATTAAACAtgtttaaattctaaaataattttagattttaaaatattctaattgaggttattataatgttatattaattaatttctaatattaatttaattttaagtattaaatGTCGGATTAGATATGAtcataaaacatttttaaaatgtataaattaaattataaacatatgTAGTTTTTTGTTTATTCTCACAATATCAAATAGATTTTCgagtttaaatgattaattaattcAATCTTTCTACTGAgtctaataatttcttttatttctgtATGTTTTTGTTTTCATCTTTCAATTCAACAATTTGATAAAAAGCTGAAAAATGCATATAGATTGTATTCTTTGAtgaatatatatttcaattacatGAAAAAAATCTTATACAAAATAATtgtgtatatattgaagtatacAAGAAACATCATCCACCAACGTTAGGAGATGAAGTTTGGCGTCTAGAGAAGATTGGTAAAGATGGAGTATTCCATAAAAGGTTAGCCTCTGAGGGAGTTCACACAGTGCAAGATTTCTTGAAAATGTGGGTCGTCGACCATGCCAAACTTAGAACTGTAAGTATTTTGCAAGCAGTAGTTGTCAAAATTTGTGTTtgcttttcttttatatatatatatataaatcataaatataaCTCGATTCTTGGAACAGATTTTAGGCCATGCAATGTCGGAGAAAATGTGGAATGTGATAATCAAGCATGCTAAAACTTGTGTTATGGGGAACAAACATTATGTTTTTCGAGGACCTGATTACAAAGTCTTGTTGAATCCCATCTGCCAACTTGTGAATGCAGAGATTAATGGAAGCATATATACTACTCACAACCTCAGTGATATTAACAGAGTAAGTGTTAGTAATTGGCTTTATTCGTaaattaatcactaaattataactcgaattttgtattgatctttaacgtttttttttctgttaaaaGTATAGATGTACGATAAGAATATATCACGTGTTGTTTTCTTATTGATTGATATTGTTTTTCT
It encodes the following:
- the LOC107930958 gene encoding protein SAR DEFICIENT 1, yielding MAAKRLLSNSFSDQADEPKEKRTRPTPSFTSVIGEAVMDKCLGTALEPILRRLVHEEVERSLRARIRSFSRSPSLRIQAPQPSTLELIFPKALTVPVFTGGKIVDDESNQLRVILVDTRGNQTVPVLFPSPFKVDIVVLDGDFPSDGKNWSNEEFDRYIVKERTGKRPLLAGELVVTVRDGVGLIENLEFTDNSSWIRSRKFRIGAKVAGGSCQGVRIREAMTEAFVVKDHRGELYKKHHPPTLGDEVWRLEKIGKDGVFHKRLASEGVHTVQDFLKMWVVDHAKLRTILGHAMSEKMWNVIIKHAKTCVMGNKHYVFRGPDYKVLLNPICQLVNAEINGSIYTTHNLSDINRAYLENLVRKAYENWCSLEEIEGISDEIGLLTQGDHPSHQQPMVGSSQYKGYMTDRLMEGYIPNEMQANWETSPIYFNTSNENGARLNMFLSNSDDDLTSPKSFVTWG